A genomic window from Nicotiana sylvestris chromosome 11, ASM39365v2, whole genome shotgun sequence includes:
- the LOC138881803 gene encoding secreted RxLR effector protein 161-like, which produces MKVILYASAIRSLMYDMLCIRLDIYFAVGREHWTVVKHIIKYLKRTRDCMLVYHSGDLAPIGYTDTNFQSDRDSRKSTLGYVFTVGGGSISWRSIKQSCIVDSTMEAEYVAVSEAAKEDVWLGNILKELNVVHSVQTSIVLYCDNSDAVANSKEPRIHKRSKHIELKYHLIRDVTQRGGARVLKHTSEDNLADPFTKSLPQKIFDKHVEGMGTRIVDAWL; this is translated from the coding sequence ATGAAGGTGATCCTTTATGCTTCTGCTATAAGGAGTCTCATGTATGATATGCTATGTATTAGACTTGATATCTACTTTGCTGTTGGACGGGAACATTGGACTGTCGTTAAACATATAATCAAGTACTTGAAAAGGACTAGGGATTGTATGTTGGTTTATCACTCAGGTGATCTTGCACCCATTGGCTATACTGATACAAATTTTCAGTCAGATAGAGACTCTAGAAAATCTACCTTGGGATATGTTTTTACCGTAGGAGGTGGATCCATAAGTTGGAGGAGCATCAAGCAATCATGTATTGTTGATTCCACCATGGAAGCCGAATATGTGGCTGTATCTGAGGCAGCTAAAGAGGATGTTTGGCTCGGAAACATTCTAAAAGAGCTTAATGTAGTTCATTCGGTTCAAACATCGATTGTACTTTATTGTGACAATAGTGATGCAGTTGCGAACTCGAAGGAACCAAGAATCCATAAAAGGAGTAAGCATATTGAGCTTAAATATCACTTAATTCGGGACGTAACTCAGAGAGGTGGTGCAAGAGTGTTGAAGCATACGTCAGAGGACAATTTGGCAGACCCGTTTACAAAGAGCTTGCCACAGAAGATTTTTGACAAGCATGTAGAAGGAATGGGTACTAGAATAGTAGACGCTTGGTTATGA